The following proteins come from a genomic window of Streptomyces sp. Sge12:
- the fusA gene encoding elongation factor G, protein MRANRQPHPTTSPTAVRNLGILAHVDAGKTTITERILYATGAIHKRGEVHHGTTITDYDPQERDRGITIFAAAVSCSWDAHRVNLIDTPGHVDFSDEVERSLRVLDGAVAVFDAVAGVEPQSETVWRQADRHGVPRIAFVNKLDRAGADLDTAVASIRRRLGVVPLVVQLPIGAEDSFRGVVDLLRMRALSWHDGSDTYQEGPVPEALREEAAGRRRLLEETVAELHADALEEFCSASALTERTLVRALRELTLRGDAVVVLCGSAYRNRGIEPLLDAVLAYLPSPCDMPAVRGLAPGGAEAERAPDPAGPFTALAFKVTATATGRLTYLRVYAGTLRKGETVLDAATGRTERVGRILRVQADRHEEREEAVAGDIVAVIGLKAARAGTTLCAPGAPLVLEPPSVAEPVVSVAVEARRNSDTGRLSAALARLAEEDPSLVVRSDAESGQTVLSGMGELHLEVAVEKIRSGHGVEVVVGRPRVSYRETVVRGVSALVHRHVKQDGGAGQFAHVVLDVEPLDEPCFEFRSTVVGGRVPQEYARAVEAGCRDALAEGPLGGFPVTGLRVTLTDGATHSKDSSEMAFRAAGRFGLREALRLSTMELLEPLVEVTVTVPEDGVGGVLGDLAARRGRVSGSTAEAGTAVITAAVPLAELFGYASRLRGRTQGRGTFTTRPAGLAPVPASVAGALPTR, encoded by the coding sequence ATGCGCGCCAACAGGCAGCCCCACCCCACCACTTCCCCCACCGCCGTCCGCAACCTGGGCATCCTCGCCCACGTCGACGCCGGCAAGACCACCATCACCGAGCGGATCCTCTACGCGACCGGCGCCATCCACAAGCGCGGCGAGGTCCACCACGGCACGACCATCACCGACTACGACCCCCAGGAACGCGATCGCGGCATCACCATCTTCGCCGCGGCCGTGAGCTGCTCCTGGGACGCCCACCGCGTCAACCTGATCGACACCCCGGGTCACGTCGACTTCTCCGACGAGGTCGAGCGTTCCCTGCGGGTGCTGGACGGCGCCGTCGCGGTCTTCGACGCCGTCGCCGGGGTCGAGCCGCAGAGCGAGACGGTGTGGCGGCAGGCCGACCGGCACGGTGTGCCGCGGATCGCGTTCGTCAACAAGCTGGACCGGGCGGGCGCCGACCTCGACACGGCCGTCGCGTCGATCCGCCGGCGACTGGGCGTCGTACCCCTCGTGGTCCAGCTGCCCATCGGAGCGGAGGACTCGTTCCGCGGTGTCGTCGACCTGCTGCGGATGCGCGCGCTGAGCTGGCACGACGGCTCCGACACGTACCAGGAGGGCCCGGTCCCCGAGGCGCTGCGGGAGGAGGCCGCCGGGCGGCGCCGACTGCTGGAGGAGACGGTGGCCGAACTGCACGCCGACGCCCTGGAGGAGTTCTGCTCGGCCTCGGCCCTGACGGAGCGCACCCTGGTGCGCGCCCTGCGGGAGCTGACGCTGCGCGGGGACGCCGTGGTCGTGCTGTGCGGCTCGGCGTACCGCAACCGCGGCATCGAACCGCTGCTGGACGCGGTCCTCGCGTACCTGCCGTCGCCCTGCGACATGCCTGCGGTACGGGGCCTGGCGCCGGGCGGCGCGGAGGCGGAGCGCGCCCCCGACCCGGCCGGTCCGTTCACGGCGCTGGCGTTCAAGGTGACGGCGACGGCGACCGGGCGGCTCACGTACCTGCGGGTCTACGCGGGCACCCTGCGCAAGGGCGAGACCGTACTGGACGCGGCCACGGGCCGTACGGAGCGGGTCGGCCGGATCCTGCGGGTCCAGGCCGACCGGCACGAGGAACGGGAGGAGGCGGTGGCCGGTGACATCGTCGCGGTGATCGGGCTGAAGGCCGCCCGGGCGGGCACGACCCTGTGCGCGCCGGGTGCGCCGCTGGTCCTCGAACCGCCGTCGGTGGCCGAGCCGGTGGTGTCGGTCGCGGTCGAGGCCCGCCGCAACAGCGACACGGGCCGGCTCTCGGCGGCGCTGGCACGGCTCGCCGAGGAGGACCCGTCGCTGGTGGTGCGGTCCGACGCGGAGAGCGGCCAGACCGTGCTGTCGGGGATGGGCGAGCTGCACCTGGAGGTCGCGGTGGAGAAGATCCGCAGTGGCCACGGGGTGGAGGTCGTCGTCGGCCGGCCGCGGGTCTCCTACCGGGAGACCGTCGTGCGCGGAGTGAGCGCTCTGGTCCACCGGCACGTCAAACAGGACGGTGGCGCAGGCCAGTTCGCCCACGTCGTCCTCGACGTCGAGCCGCTGGACGAGCCGTGCTTCGAGTTCCGGTCGACGGTCGTCGGCGGGCGCGTGCCGCAGGAGTACGCGCGCGCCGTGGAGGCCGGCTGCCGGGACGCGCTCGCCGAGGGCCCGCTCGGCGGGTTCCCGGTGACGGGGCTGCGGGTCACGCTCACCGACGGGGCGACGCACTCCAAGGACTCCTCGGAGATGGCGTTCCGGGCGGCGGGCCGGTTCGGGCTGCGCGAGGCCCTGCGCCTGAGCACGATGGAGCTCCTGGAGCCGCTGGTCGAGGTGACGGTGACGGTTCCGGAGGACGGCGTGGGCGGTGTCCTGGGTGATCTCGCGGCCCGCCGCGGCCGGGTGTCCGGTTCCACGGCGGAGGCGGGGACCGCGGTGATCACGGCGGCCGTGCCGCTGGCCGAGCTGTTCGGCTACGCGTCCCGGCTGCGCGGCCGGACGCAGGGGCGGGGCACCTTCACCACCCGGCCGGCCGGTCTCGCACCGGTCCCGGCCTCGGTCGCGGGGGCCCTGCCGACCCGGTGA
- a CDS encoding helix-turn-helix transcriptional regulator, whose amino-acid sequence MHPEDVALPDFGGRRRVAGLRREEIAQLAGVSVDYNTRMEQGRVPNPSGAVLDALARALRLDGDATRHLHRLARPQSSARNVPRRQAQPQRVRPMLQRLLDDLVDMPAMVMGRRMDVLAWNAAAVALFDDYAALDRAERNIARITFLDETSWELYADWPSCARGNVAYLHMDAGRHPDDPELASLIGELSMKSADFRRWWAEHPVQDKTSGTKRFHLGHRGPLPDADRPPRPLTFRAVRASPPGAAGGANPLPAGPRGVAVQPRRLEPCGDQGRV is encoded by the coding sequence CTGCACCCTGAAGACGTCGCCCTGCCGGACTTCGGAGGCCGGCGCCGGGTCGCGGGCCTGCGCCGCGAGGAGATCGCGCAGCTCGCCGGAGTGAGCGTCGACTACAACACGCGGATGGAACAGGGCCGCGTGCCCAACCCCTCGGGCGCGGTACTCGACGCCCTCGCCCGCGCACTGCGGCTGGACGGGGATGCGACACGGCACCTGCACCGCCTCGCCCGACCGCAGTCCTCCGCCCGGAACGTTCCCCGGCGCCAGGCCCAGCCGCAACGCGTGCGCCCCATGCTCCAGAGGTTGCTGGACGATCTGGTGGACATGCCGGCGATGGTGATGGGCCGGCGCATGGACGTACTGGCCTGGAATGCGGCGGCGGTCGCACTCTTCGATGACTACGCGGCCCTGGACCGCGCGGAGCGCAACATCGCCCGGATCACCTTCCTCGACGAGACGTCCTGGGAGCTGTATGCGGACTGGCCGTCCTGCGCCCGCGGGAATGTGGCCTACCTCCACATGGACGCGGGCCGGCACCCCGACGACCCCGAGTTGGCGAGCCTGATCGGCGAACTGTCGATGAAGAGCGCGGACTTCCGCCGTTGGTGGGCCGAACACCCGGTGCAGGACAAGACCTCGGGTACCAAGCGCTTCCACCTGGGCCACCGAGGCCCCCTCCCCGATGCCGACCGACCACCGCGCCCGCTGACCTTCCGGGCCGTCAGGGCCTCACCACCAGGCGCTGCCGGAGGTGCGAACCCCCTCCCGGCTGGACCCCGTGGCGTTGCTGTTCAGCCACGGAGGCTGGAACCGTGCGGAGATCAGGGACGTGTGTGA
- a CDS encoding sensor histidine kinase has translation MRRLWPTTVRARATVGASAVVAVALTLASFALLGLLEANLLRNAENDARRQAENVAQLAATGRLGRVRPPVRGIDFVQVVGADGRILFASPNLAGVPAFPPPAPGVPGTRFHTWRVRPIDGEYRQRVVQVVTQTPDGMAIVYAGASLRDVDAADDTTTAALVIGLPLLLATVALVTWRVTGHALRPVEEIRAEVAGISDRDLHRRVPVPDTHDEVARLAETMNATLDRLEASGIRQRQFIADASHELRSPITVLRTQLEVALAVRDPELWPELIGGALEDIERLQHLTADLLLLARIDAAQPVVTAPLDLTALVREVVEGRLGDRVPVRLGLEAGVEVTAGALWLGRIVTNLVDNAQRYAAGRVDVTLRTTKGAGPGTAVLEVVDDGPGIPAADRERIFERFTRLDDSRSRDHGGAGLGLAIARDLSTHHGGTLTAEEGPGGGARDRAGDHPGGGARLVLRLPTTPRP, from the coding sequence CTGCGGCGGTTGTGGCCGACCACGGTACGGGCGCGGGCGACCGTGGGCGCCAGTGCGGTGGTGGCCGTGGCCCTGACGCTCGCCTCCTTCGCCCTGCTCGGGCTGCTGGAGGCGAACCTGCTCCGCAACGCCGAGAACGACGCCCGCCGGCAGGCCGAGAACGTGGCGCAGCTCGCCGCGACCGGCAGGCTGGGCCGTGTCCGTCCGCCGGTCCGCGGCATCGACTTCGTCCAGGTGGTGGGCGCCGACGGCCGCATCCTGTTCGCCAGCCCGAACCTGGCCGGTGTGCCGGCCTTCCCGCCGCCGGCCCCCGGCGTGCCGGGAACCCGGTTCCACACGTGGCGGGTCCGCCCGATCGACGGCGAGTACCGGCAGCGGGTCGTCCAGGTCGTCACGCAGACCCCGGACGGCATGGCCATCGTCTACGCCGGCGCCTCCCTGCGGGACGTGGACGCGGCCGACGACACCACCACCGCCGCCCTCGTCATCGGCCTGCCGCTGCTGCTGGCCACCGTCGCCCTGGTGACCTGGCGGGTCACCGGCCATGCGCTGCGGCCGGTGGAGGAGATCCGGGCCGAGGTCGCCGGGATCTCCGACCGCGACCTGCACCGCAGGGTGCCGGTGCCGGACACCCATGACGAGGTCGCCCGGCTGGCCGAGACCATGAACGCCACCCTGGACCGGCTGGAGGCCTCCGGGATCCGGCAGCGGCAGTTCATCGCCGACGCCTCGCACGAGCTGCGCAGCCCCATCACCGTCCTGCGCACCCAGCTGGAAGTGGCCCTGGCCGTCCGGGACCCGGAGCTGTGGCCCGAGCTGATCGGCGGGGCCTTGGAGGACATCGAACGGCTCCAGCACCTCACGGCCGACCTGCTGCTGCTCGCGCGCATCGACGCGGCCCAGCCCGTGGTCACCGCCCCGCTGGACCTGACCGCCCTGGTGCGCGAGGTGGTGGAGGGCCGCCTCGGCGACCGGGTCCCCGTACGGCTGGGGCTGGAGGCCGGCGTCGAGGTCACGGCGGGCGCGCTGTGGCTCGGCCGGATCGTGACCAACCTCGTGGACAACGCGCAGCGCTACGCCGCGGGGCGCGTGGACGTCACCCTGCGCACCACGAAGGGGGCGGGCCCGGGCACGGCCGTCCTGGAGGTCGTCGACGACGGCCCCGGCATCCCGGCGGCGGACCGCGAGCGGATCTTCGAACGCTTCACGCGCCTCGACGACTCGCGCAGCCGCGATCACGGCGGAGCGGGGCTGGGCCTGGCCATCGCCCGCGACCTGAGCACCCATCACGGCGGCACCCTCACGGCCGAGGAAGGCCCGGGGGGCGGCGCCCGGGACCGCGCCGGGGACCACCCCGGGGGCGGCGCGCGGCTGGTGCTGCGCCTGCCGACTACGCCCCGGCCGTGA
- a CDS encoding lactococcin 972 family bacteriocin: protein MKIAGRSIAFAIAGAAIAAVGLATPATADASAAASASGATVTVHHRGDGTQPPAELGNPSEWGVVTFKMDAAAASFGAQSQACISPSTGGNWCYGWYAREVSPGVINKYCYSNYYQNTKGHSSTVKLAGSTRRVWAAAGNTSNANLTAGLAYTCSTYYSVD from the coding sequence ATGAAGATTGCCGGTAGGTCCATCGCTTTCGCCATCGCGGGCGCAGCCATTGCGGCTGTCGGCCTCGCGACGCCGGCCACCGCGGATGCGTCTGCAGCCGCCAGCGCCTCCGGAGCCACCGTCACCGTCCACCATCGCGGGGACGGCACTCAGCCGCCTGCAGAGCTGGGCAACCCCTCCGAATGGGGTGTGGTGACATTCAAGATGGATGCTGCTGCAGCCTCTTTCGGCGCGCAGTCGCAGGCGTGCATCAGCCCGTCCACCGGTGGCAACTGGTGTTACGGCTGGTACGCGCGAGAGGTCAGCCCCGGGGTGATCAACAAGTATTGCTACTCGAATTACTATCAGAACACCAAGGGGCACTCGTCCACGGTGAAGCTCGCGGGCAGTACGCGTCGGGTGTGGGCCGCGGCCGGGAACACCTCTAACGCGAACCTCACTGCGGGTCTCGCCTACACCTGCTCCACCTACTACAGCGTCGACTAG
- a CDS encoding DUF3291 domain-containing protein: MPHLALYTFGVLKSPLADPAPLTREFYASGEAVYPEISRHPGYLGRAEAADGDRGELFGADWGAWGEFDVPTWYGKGRTVETTALAATLSLWTGLRPALDAVYTGLHREALNRRYDWFERTGHPNYVCWWVSDGVIPTWRDGVSRLEHLHDHGSAPHAFTFRHSFAPEGTPAGVKGADH, encoded by the coding sequence ATGCCCCATCTCGCGCTGTACACATTCGGCGTCCTGAAGTCACCTCTCGCCGATCCCGCACCTCTCACACGCGAGTTCTACGCCAGCGGTGAGGCCGTCTACCCGGAGATCAGCCGGCACCCCGGATACCTCGGGCGTGCCGAAGCGGCAGACGGTGACCGGGGCGAGCTCTTCGGCGCGGACTGGGGCGCATGGGGGGAGTTCGACGTACCGACCTGGTACGGCAAGGGCCGTACGGTGGAAACCACCGCCCTGGCTGCGACCCTCTCGCTCTGGACCGGCCTGCGCCCCGCCCTCGACGCCGTCTACACCGGTCTGCACCGTGAAGCCCTGAACAGGCGTTACGACTGGTTCGAGAGGACAGGGCACCCGAACTACGTGTGCTGGTGGGTCTCCGACGGCGTGATACCCACGTGGCGGGACGGGGTTTCCAGGCTGGAGCACCTCCACGACCACGGCTCCGCTCCGCACGCCTTCACCTTCCGCCACTCGTTCGCCCCGGAGGGAACTCCGGCCGGGGTCAAGGGGGCCGACCACTAA
- a CDS encoding SDR family NAD(P)-dependent oxidoreductase, which produces MTDNNIDVTDFRNRVVLITGGTSGMGLATARLLLEAGAEVVITGRDDARLDRAAEQLAEVSDRGARLLTVRADSASLTDFDRLAALIRERHGRLDGVFANAGVGVFQRSGEVTEQDFDRSVDVNFKGVFFTVQKVLPLLDAAGGGSIVINASWTLHRSLAVAPVYAATKAAVHALARTGQ; this is translated from the coding sequence ATGACCGACAACAACATTGATGTGACCGACTTCCGTAACCGTGTCGTCCTGATCACCGGCGGAACCAGTGGGATGGGCCTGGCCACCGCGCGTCTGCTCCTGGAGGCCGGCGCCGAGGTCGTCATCACCGGCCGTGACGACGCCCGCCTCGACCGCGCGGCCGAACAACTGGCCGAGGTGTCCGACCGGGGTGCCCGGCTGCTCACCGTCCGGGCCGACTCCGCCAGCCTCACCGATTTCGACCGCTTGGCCGCCCTGATCCGTGAACGCCACGGACGGCTGGACGGGGTGTTCGCCAATGCCGGGGTCGGAGTGTTCCAGCGCAGTGGCGAGGTCACGGAGCAGGACTTCGATCGCAGCGTCGACGTCAACTTCAAGGGGGTGTTCTTCACGGTCCAGAAGGTTCTGCCGCTCCTTGACGCGGCGGGCGGCGGTTCCATCGTGATCAACGCCTCGTGGACTCTGCACCGAAGCCTGGCCGTCGCACCCGTGTACGCGGCCACCAAGGCCGCCGTCCACGCTCTGGCCCGCACGGGGCAGTGA
- a CDS encoding DsbA family protein gives MQVRSRRGFLVAAAAITASASASVGACRRGDGASGDPLDVSVPADLPAARESVAADGTTIVLGDPAAPLAVRLYEDLSCPACADFETEGTAPYLKRAARNGALQLQFTLGSFLGPGSKFAANALRAAVDQGRFAEYHELLYRHQAAVRKSGGFTRDRLLGLAIKVEGLRGPEFDAAVLDTKYRDFVEAADDAMSKSPAKGTPTMAINGTLVPSGSRAYYTDRSSLSRHLKKVARAQVQ, from the coding sequence ATGCAGGTCAGATCCAGGCGCGGCTTCCTTGTCGCGGCCGCGGCCATCACCGCGTCGGCGTCGGCATCGGTCGGCGCCTGCCGTCGCGGGGACGGTGCGAGCGGTGATCCGCTCGACGTGTCGGTGCCTGCGGATCTGCCCGCGGCACGGGAATCCGTGGCCGCCGACGGCACCACGATCGTACTCGGCGACCCGGCCGCTCCGCTCGCCGTCCGCTTGTACGAGGACCTGAGCTGCCCGGCCTGCGCCGATTTCGAAACGGAGGGAACCGCCCCGTACCTGAAGCGGGCGGCCCGCAACGGCGCGCTGCAATTGCAGTTCACGCTGGGGTCCTTCCTCGGTCCTGGATCGAAGTTCGCCGCGAACGCACTGCGCGCGGCGGTGGATCAGGGCAGGTTCGCCGAGTACCACGAACTTCTGTACCGCCACCAGGCCGCGGTCCGAAAGTCCGGGGGCTTCACTCGGGACCGGCTGCTGGGGCTGGCGATCAAGGTCGAGGGTCTGCGCGGCCCGGAGTTCGACGCGGCCGTGCTGGACACGAAGTACCGGGACTTCGTCGAGGCCGCCGACGACGCGATGAGCAAGTCGCCCGCCAAGGGAACCCCGACGATGGCGATCAACGGAACCCTGGTGCCGTCGGGCAGCCGCGCGTACTACACCGACCGCAGCAGCCTGTCCCGGCACCTGAAGAAGGTGGCCCGGGCCCAGGTGCAGTAG
- a CDS encoding polysaccharide deacetylase family protein, producing the protein MVVPGIGTGTGTRTGGPRPPASLLGKEIRRLPTSRKVLALTFNAAWDDSGISTVLGELRRRSLAATFFPTGEFAEAEPAAVRAMAEAGHGLGNHSYSHPYFKDLTTAERTDEVRAADAAIRKASGAEPLPFFRFPYSSTTPTSIADVNALGYAAIEFSADTNGYLGPEGGMSVERAVRRAVDAFAPGAIIQMHVGSHEGGGGVVLDADALPLIIDAARADGYEVIDLRAFLEAAAGGR; encoded by the coding sequence ATGGTGGTCCCGGGAATCGGCACCGGCACCGGCACCCGCACCGGCGGTCCGCGTCCGCCGGCCTCGCTCCTCGGCAAGGAGATCCGCCGACTGCCCACGTCGCGCAAGGTGCTGGCCCTCACCTTCAACGCCGCCTGGGACGATTCCGGGATCTCCACGGTGCTGGGGGAACTGCGGCGGCGCAGCCTGGCCGCCACCTTCTTCCCCACCGGAGAGTTCGCCGAAGCCGAACCGGCGGCGGTGCGCGCGATGGCGGAGGCCGGTCACGGCCTCGGCAACCACTCGTACAGCCACCCCTACTTCAAGGACCTGACCACGGCGGAGCGGACCGACGAGGTGCGTGCCGCCGATGCGGCGATCCGGAAGGCGTCCGGGGCCGAGCCGTTGCCGTTCTTCCGGTTCCCGTACAGCTCCACCACCCCCACCTCCATCGCCGATGTCAACGCGCTGGGCTACGCGGCGATCGAGTTCAGCGCCGACACCAACGGCTACCTCGGCCCGGAGGGCGGCATGAGCGTGGAGCGTGCAGTCCGGCGTGCCGTGGACGCCTTCGCCCCGGGGGCGATCATCCAGATGCACGTCGGCAGCCACGAGGGCGGTGGCGGTGTCGTCCTCGACGCCGATGCCCTCCCCCTGATCATCGACGCCGCCCGGGCCGACGGGTACGAGGTCATCGACCTGCGCGCGTTCCTCGAAGCTGCCGCCGGGGGCCGATGA
- a CDS encoding cation:proton antiporter yields the protein MTAIDTIRLLAALAVICAAAHGCGYLFGALRQPPVIGEVVGGILLGPSLLGLLAPGARAALFPASGAVTSALDAIYQLGQLLLMFLAGAELRIRAGGRERRTGTIVAAAGLLAPFAAGAGIATLFPGVFSGPAGSTVTAALVVGLAMAVAAIPVISRIMMDLKIMDTAFGRIVLMVAVVEDVILYVVLAVVLGLARSGTGHPSGLWDVIGTTAVAPTAAYFTAVSLLFFAGSLTRGARLFRRVAGHRANIVARQSPVAFRLIFLCVMVLLCLGLGINAVFGALMAGVCAARGDQGADGDGPADGAGAAAEGGPAVWEAIRQFSMAFFIPVFFVLVGMRLDLVRAFDPLFFLWFLTLACGIKTFSVWAAARLAGEDPLFSSSLAFALNARGTIGIVLAGVTRQAELINDRFFVVLVLVSLVTCQIAGFRLSKAADRLRTATVIGPRRQLRGTRAGR from the coding sequence ATGACGGCGATCGACACGATCCGGCTGCTCGCGGCGCTCGCCGTGATCTGCGCCGCCGCGCACGGCTGCGGGTACCTCTTCGGCGCTCTGCGGCAACCACCGGTCATCGGCGAGGTCGTCGGGGGCATCCTGCTGGGCCCCTCGCTCCTCGGGCTGCTCGCCCCGGGGGCCCGGGCCGCCCTGTTCCCCGCCTCCGGGGCGGTGACCAGCGCCCTGGACGCGATCTACCAACTGGGGCAGCTGCTGCTGATGTTCCTGGCGGGTGCGGAGTTACGGATCCGGGCCGGCGGCCGCGAACGGCGTACCGGCACCATCGTCGCGGCGGCCGGACTCCTCGCGCCCTTCGCGGCGGGCGCGGGCATCGCGACGCTGTTCCCGGGCGTGTTCTCCGGCCCCGCGGGCTCCACGGTGACCGCGGCACTCGTCGTGGGACTCGCGATGGCGGTCGCGGCCATCCCGGTGATCTCGCGGATCATGATGGACCTGAAGATCATGGACACCGCCTTCGGCCGGATCGTCCTGATGGTCGCGGTGGTCGAGGACGTCATCCTCTACGTCGTCCTCGCGGTGGTCCTCGGCCTCGCCCGCTCGGGCACCGGCCACCCGTCCGGCCTGTGGGACGTCATCGGCACCACCGCGGTCGCGCCGACGGCCGCGTACTTCACCGCGGTCAGCCTGCTGTTCTTCGCCGGGAGCCTCACCCGGGGAGCCCGCCTCTTCCGCCGCGTCGCCGGTCATCGCGCCAACATCGTCGCCCGGCAGAGCCCGGTGGCGTTCCGGCTGATCTTCCTGTGCGTGATGGTGCTGCTGTGCCTGGGCCTCGGTATCAACGCGGTCTTCGGCGCGCTGATGGCGGGAGTCTGCGCCGCCCGCGGCGACCAGGGAGCCGACGGCGACGGGCCGGCCGACGGGGCCGGGGCGGCTGCCGAGGGCGGGCCGGCCGTCTGGGAGGCCATCCGGCAGTTCTCGATGGCCTTCTTCATCCCCGTCTTCTTCGTCCTGGTCGGGATGCGCCTGGACCTGGTGCGCGCCTTCGACCCGCTGTTCTTCCTGTGGTTCCTGACCCTCGCCTGCGGCATCAAGACGTTCAGCGTCTGGGCCGCGGCCCGCCTGGCCGGGGAGGACCCGCTCTTCTCCTCGTCCCTCGCCTTCGCCCTCAACGCCCGGGGCACGATCGGCATCGTGCTGGCCGGAGTCACTCGTCAGGCCGAACTCATCAACGACCGCTTCTTCGTGGTCCTGGTCCTCGTCTCCCTGGTCACCTGCCAGATCGCGGGCTTCCGGCTGTCGAAGGCCGCAGACCGCCTCAGGACGGCGACCGTCATCGGCCCCCGGCGGCAGCTTCGAGGAACGCGCGCAGGTCGATGA
- a CDS encoding DUF3626 domain-containing protein produces MSSAASRTAQERALRHVAELASGPAMDPALRVTLNFHPDRLLHGKPILDAMAEGGVYHSQFVTGTSNGGLTAHPGGDRWRWESRIFDGAYNEATAHERPVYGALNFRRKPVGGAPRFGSAHFRLTARTLTRTTFCYPDSFLEPSNFGVAARMGLIELAFADRQDELDDYIEAQVHGPVRLHCHVEALVLDPCYRSTTVEDAALRLGCPVEWHPGFRLRVEELRRHPGYRSQEYVDLGTQIAVDGVLDPRTVGNAARAGLYDPQAVKKVWHYLARFGALGNATGRSSTPAPMEGAAADGLR; encoded by the coding sequence ATGAGCTCTGCAGCCTCCCGGACAGCGCAGGAACGGGCCCTTCGGCATGTCGCGGAACTGGCGTCGGGCCCTGCGATGGACCCGGCATTGCGGGTGACCCTCAACTTCCACCCGGACCGTCTGCTGCACGGCAAGCCGATCCTGGACGCCATGGCCGAGGGCGGCGTCTACCACTCGCAGTTCGTCACTGGGACGAGCAACGGCGGACTGACCGCGCATCCAGGCGGCGACCGGTGGCGTTGGGAGAGCCGGATCTTCGACGGGGCGTACAACGAAGCGACCGCTCATGAGCGGCCCGTCTACGGAGCGTTGAACTTTCGTCGCAAGCCGGTCGGCGGGGCGCCGCGGTTCGGCTCGGCGCACTTCCGGCTGACGGCCCGGACGCTGACGCGGACCACGTTCTGCTACCCGGACAGTTTTCTCGAACCGTCGAACTTCGGTGTCGCGGCCCGCATGGGGCTCATCGAGCTTGCTTTCGCCGATCGCCAGGACGAACTGGACGATTACATCGAGGCGCAAGTGCACGGGCCGGTCCGGCTGCACTGCCATGTGGAGGCGCTGGTCCTGGACCCGTGCTACCGGAGCACGACGGTCGAGGACGCGGCTCTGCGTCTCGGCTGCCCGGTGGAGTGGCACCCCGGCTTCCGGCTCAGGGTTGAAGAACTCCGACGTCACCCCGGCTACCGAAGCCAGGAGTACGTCGACTTGGGCACGCAGATCGCGGTCGACGGCGTGCTCGATCCTCGAACCGTCGGAAATGCTGCACGCGCCGGCCTCTACGACCCCCAGGCGGTCAAGAAGGTCTGGCACTACCTGGCACGATTCGGGGCCCTCGGGAACGCCACGGGCAGATCGTCGACACCGGCACCGATGGAGGGGGCTGCAGCGGACGGCCTTCGTTGA
- a CDS encoding FABP family protein, which translates to MFESVQENPYPDSHVLGEGPEPHPLLRPVLPLLGRWHGWGQGEYPTLEKDFAYEQEITFSHDGRPFLRYEARAWLIDASGTPVRPAGREAGWWRVTPDASLEVVLAHPTGVVETYVGRVSGAEIEIETKDVALTPLAKEVTGTRRHYTVGAGELTVVHDMAAVGQPLQHHLTTHLRKRSS; encoded by the coding sequence ATGTTCGAGTCGGTGCAGGAAAATCCCTACCCTGACAGCCACGTCCTCGGTGAGGGGCCCGAGCCGCACCCGCTGCTGCGGCCGGTACTGCCGCTGCTGGGACGGTGGCACGGCTGGGGGCAGGGCGAGTACCCGACGCTCGAGAAGGACTTCGCCTACGAGCAGGAGATCACCTTCAGCCACGACGGCCGCCCCTTCCTCCGCTACGAGGCGCGCGCCTGGCTGATCGACGCCTCCGGCACGCCCGTACGGCCGGCCGGGCGCGAGGCCGGGTGGTGGCGGGTGACGCCCGACGCCTCCCTGGAGGTCGTGCTCGCCCACCCCACCGGCGTCGTGGAGACGTACGTCGGACGGGTGTCCGGCGCGGAGATCGAGATCGAGACCAAGGACGTGGCACTGACCCCGCTGGCCAAGGAGGTCACCGGCACGCGGCGCCACTACACGGTCGGAGCGGGCGAGCTGACGGTCGTTCACGACATGGCCGCGGTGGGACAGCCCCTCCAGCACCACCTCACCACGCACCTGCGCAAGCGCTCCTCGTAG